The nucleotide sequence AGGGTGTGGTGGACATCACCATGACCCTCACCAGCGTGGGCTGCCCGGTGCAGGACCTGATCCGAGCCGACGCCGAAATGGCCGTGGGCAGGCTCGACGGCGTTAGCGAAGTCAATGTCGAGTTTGTGTGGACGCCGCCATGGACCCCCGACAAGATGACCGAGGACGGCAAGCGGCAGATGCGGATGTTTGGCTTTAACGTGTAGGCGTGTAGGAATAAGCCGCCGACAAGAAGACAAAAAAGGTGCTCGAGCGGCTGCTCAAGCACCTTTTTTCCCTCCCTCTTCCCGACCTTAGTCCTCCTGGCTGCGGGCAAGGCTGAGGACGTTGAGCAGTTGCGCCAGCGCCATCGCAAAGCCCGCCACGTAGGTGAGGGCAGCGGCGGTGAGTACGGCGCGGGCGCCCCGGCTTTCCTGGCCGCTGGTGAGGCCGCGGGCCTGTAGGTAGGCCAGGGCGCGGCGGCTGGCGTCAAACTCGACGGGAAGGGTAATCAGGTGAAACAACAGGGCTCCGGCAAAGAGGATCACGCCGATCCACACCAGACCGCTGAGCTGCAGAAAGAGGCCGGCGAGCAGCAGCAGCGGGGCGAGGTTCATCCCCAAGCTCAGGGGCACTGCCAGTTGACCGCGCAGCACCAGGGCGGGCATCCGCACCTTGTCCTGAATGGCGTGCCCGACCTCGTGGGCCGCGACGGCCAGCGCGCTCACACTGGGCACGTGGTAGTTGGCTTCTGAAAGGTTCACCACCTTGTGAATGGGATCATAGTGGTCACTTAAGCTACCGGGAACGACGTTGACCGGAACATGGGCGAGGCCATGTTCATCGAGCATCAGGCGAGCAAGCTGCGCTCCTGTGATGTTGTGACTGTTGCGAACTCGGCCCCACTGGCTGTAGGTCCGGCTGAGGTAAGCCTGAATCAGCAGCGAGGCGACGAAGATGAGAAGAATCAAGGGGGTATACGGGCCGAAGATCATGGAAGGTCTTCCTCCTGACCCTCATCTTAGCGAAGCACACTCAAGTTTTATGAGAACGCCTTCCAGGAAGGTTCAGCCGACCGGCACGCCGCGAACCGTAAGCGTCAGGGCCGTGCGTTCCTCTTCGGCCAGGTCAAGCTTCACAAAGGCCGGCTGCACCACCAGGTCCAGACGGTCGCCGGCCAGATAGCCCCGTGCGATGGCCAAAGCTTTGACCGCCTGGTTCACTGCGGCAGGGCCGATGGCATGAAGCTCCACCTCACCCTGCGAGCGCAGCAGCGCCGCGACCGCCCCAGCCACGGCATTGGGCCGTGATTTGCCAGACACACGCAGGGTTTCCACAGGAAGGGCCTCCATACACTTAATGCTTCTAATCTACCCTCATTTTCTGCTCAAATCAATGCTCCCCCCGAAGAGCTGACGTGCCCCTGACCGTCCCTTGAAGGACAGGTGACAGGGCAGGGGCACTGTGTGGGGCATGACCAGCTCTCCAGCCAACGTGGAACCAAGCTTCTGGCACAGGCTGCTTGACCGGCAACTGACCCGCCGGGGAGCACTGGGCACCGTTGCAGCAACCGCTGCGGGCCTCACCCTGCCGGTCACCTTCAGCGGGGCGCAGGCTGCGGCGAATAACGGCGGCCCAGTCAGCACCGACCCCCGGGCTGTCAGCCCCCGCACGCTGCCACCCTTCCGGCCAATCGAGGCGACGAACGCGGACACGCTGACCGTGCCGGAGCGGTACCGCTGGCAGATTCTTGCACCCTGGGGAGAAGTCTTTACCGCAGACGGGCGGGAGATCGGCTTCAACCACGACTACGTTGGCTTCTTCCCCATCGATCTGCTGGAGGGTGGGCGCAGCAGCACCGACGCGCTCCTCACCATCAACCACGAGTACACCAACGCCCTCTTTGTGGGGGGCAACACCAGGGAACGTACCCGCGAGCAGATCGAGGCGGAGATGAGGGCCGTAGGGGTCAGCGTGGTTCGCGTCCGCAAGGAGGGCGGCGAGTGGAAGATCGTGCCCGACCCGCGAAACCGCCGCATCGACGCCTTCACCGAGATAGAGCTGACCGGGCCGGTGCGGGGCAGCACGGCCGTTAAGGGCGCCACGACGGTGAGGGGCACCGTGGGCAACTGCTCCGGCGGCCAGACGCCCTGGGGCACCCTGCTCACCTGTGAGGAGAACGTAGACGGGTACCAAAAGGCCTGGGCGGGCAGCGGTTATGACGCCCTGCACCAGGGCTGGGTCACCGAGATCGACCCCTTTGATCCCGCCTGGACGCCGAAAAAACGCACCGCGATGGGCCGCTTCCGGCATGAGAACGTGGCCGTGACGGTC is from Deinococcus sp. YIM 77859 and encodes:
- a CDS encoding metal-sulfur cluster assembly factor, which codes for MNETNTTAAQAAGLPSEAQVLEALKVVKDPEIPVNVVDLGLIYGVDITPQGVVDITMTLTSVGCPVQDLIRADAEMAVGRLDGVSEVNVEFVWTPPWTPDKMTEDGKRQMRMFGFNV
- a CDS encoding PhoX family phosphatase; its protein translation is MTSSPANVEPSFWHRLLDRQLTRRGALGTVAATAAGLTLPVTFSGAQAAANNGGPVSTDPRAVSPRTLPPFRPIEATNADTLTVPERYRWQILAPWGEVFTADGREIGFNHDYVGFFPIDLLEGGRSSTDALLTINHEYTNALFVGGNTRERTREQIEAEMRAVGVSVVRVRKEGGEWKIVPDPRNRRIDAFTEIELTGPVRGSTAVKGATTVRGTVGNCSGGQTPWGTLLTCEENVDGYQKAWAGSGYDALHQGWVTEIDPFDPAWTPKKRTAMGRFRHENVAVTVARDGRVVGYMGDDMQDACVYKFVSRGRYNPQHRNANRTLLEDGDLYVANFGNGSWILLDYARNKQLQEAKDANGKPLFTGQADVLADARAAALAVGGTPVDRPEDIEIHPRTGEVYVALTNNSKHGNYFGQIIRLREDGDDWTATKFLWEVFAVGGPQSGFASPDNLVFDPYGNLWMVTDNSDLSTNPIKAFHGNNAMFFFPTEGPHAGRAYRFAVGPVDAEMTGPVWSPDGKTLFLAIQHPGEDSESLDKLTSSFAAKPGTRIPRPTLVAIEGFPGWRNA
- a CDS encoding zinc metallopeptidase, whose translation is MIFGPYTPLILLIFVASLLIQAYLSRTYSQWGRVRNSHNITGAQLARLMLDEHGLAHVPVNVVPGSLSDHYDPIHKVVNLSEANYHVPSVSALAVAAHEVGHAIQDKVRMPALVLRGQLAVPLSLGMNLAPLLLLAGLFLQLSGLVWIGVILFAGALLFHLITLPVEFDASRRALAYLQARGLTSGQESRGARAVLTAAALTYVAGFAMALAQLLNVLSLARSQED
- a CDS encoding stage V sporulation protein S, coding for METLRVSGKSRPNAVAGAVAALLRSQGEVELHAIGPAAVNQAVKALAIARGYLAGDRLDLVVQPAFVKLDLAEEERTALTLTVRGVPVG